The proteins below are encoded in one region of Styela clava chromosome 4, kaStyClav1.hap1.2, whole genome shotgun sequence:
- the LOC120326272 gene encoding glutamate receptor 3-like has product MPDTFAIVSSLLSLLFILTVCVGQEYSSTGRQTVSLPVGTIFPKSIPEVESVFKFVLRNYNSRALSTGNVFGFNSPVLRFQAYLQNAQPNDSYGLVKEFCNHITQEAFAVLGRFEQNTKNVAKRYSESFNIPWISTGTTLPDQSEYITSLYPPLSPALLSLTNKWNCKHITYFYDITEIHLGLNQLLDYSLEYKFSVKVRNMKGNQNILPHLREIATSEEHVIVFDVTKKLSIAILNQLDSIGMLTPEYQYIFTDLALAEEDLIRYTTAGANITLFSITNKQTREFQTFLINYKKTTGLSSITYEGALIYDAFKLLYIGMKSMLNDGYPAQNFVKGNLNKRRCRELPSKAFQTGMDINQALKKTKFQGVTGQVQFDKYGQRVNYTIRILSVERTGIQSTGYWKHDITSNKTLGFIYLNRTLDHDKILQKYMNQTIIVTTILEEPYVSLKKEWKSFQGNEKYEGFCVDLLNEISKIVPMQYKLRPVLDGQYGSKNEETGIWNGMIGEVKYNVAHMAVAPLTITSAREAVVDFTKPFMSLGISIMIKKPEKEKPHIFSFLEPLAPEIWICIVFAYIGVSVVIFIISRFSPYEWHRASVLRTNDEEEIEKSADFGIFNSFWFSLGAIMQQGADISPKSFSGRLVGGVWWFFTLIIVSSYTANLAAFLTVERMGTTIKGAEDLASQTEIQYGTLASGSTASFFKNTPIALYEKMWNYMKNKEPSVFVKNNKEGIDRVRNSDGKYAFLMESTQNDYMAQRKPCNTMKVGSNIDNKGYGIALPKGSPIYDSINLAILILQERGNLQKLKKFWWYDKSQCTDAAQSKSDKTSELGLANVAGVFYVLLGGIVFALFVALLEYAYKVAKLTANKKNKLKAKCNNCMHLLTRSASSKSFASERSTS; this is encoded by the exons ATGCCAGATACATTTGCCATTGTTTCAAGTCTCTTGAGCTTGCTTTTTATATTGACGGTTTGTGTTGGACAGGAATACAGCTCGACTGGAAGACAGACAGTTTCACTTCCAGTGG GAACTATATTTCCAAAAAGCATACCCGAAGTCGAATCAGTTTTCAAGTTTGTTCTCCGAAATTATAACTCTCGAGCTCTGTCAACAGGAAATGTTTTCGGTTTCAATTCTCCCGTTCTGCGATTTCAAGCCTACCTACAAAACGCACAGCCCAACGACAGCTACGGTTTGGTGAAAGAAT tttgcaaTCACATCACGCAAGAAGCGTTTGCGGTACTTGGAAGATTTGAACAGAACACTAAAAATGTTGCCAAACGTTATTCAGAATCATTCAATATTCCATGGATCTCGACCGG AACGACACTGCCAGATCAATCCGAATATATAACGTCGTTGTACCCTCCACTTTCTCCAGCTTTACTTTCCCTGACAAACAAGTGGAATTGCAAGCATATCACTTATTTCTATGACATAACAGAAA TTCATTTAGGCCTGAACCAGCTACTCGATTATTCACTGGAATATAAGTTCAGTGTGAAAGTGCGAAATATGAAaggaaatcaaaatattttgccgCATTTGAGAGAAATTGCTACTTCTGAAGAACACGTCATTGTATTTGACGTCACAAAAAAATTATCGATAGCAATTTTAAATCAG CTAGATTCTATTGGAATGCTGACTCCAGAATATCAATACATATTCACGGATTTG GCATTAGCTGAGGAAGATTTGATACGATACACAACAGCTGGAgcaaatataacattattttcAATAACCAATAAACAAACTCGGGAATTTCAAACCTTTCTTATAAATTATAAGAAAACCACAGGTCTTAGTTCAATTACT TACGAAGGTGCTCTGATTTACGACGCTTTCAAGCTTTTGTATATTGGAATGAAGTCGATGTTAAACGACGGATATCCTGCACAAAATTTTGTCAAAGGCAATCTGAATAAACGTCGCTGCCGAGAATTACCTTCAAAGGCATTCCAAACTGGAATGGACATAAACCAAGCACTCAAAAAG ACGAAATTTCAAGGTGTCACCGGTCAAGTACAATTCGACAAATACGGACAGAGAGTAAATTATACGATACGAATATTATCAGTAGAAAGAACTGGGATTCAATCGACTGGATACTGGAAACACGACATAACATCAAATAAAACTCTTGGTTTTATTTATCTTAACAGAACCTTGGATCATGACAAAATATTGCAGAAGTACATGAACCAAACTATAATTGTAACAACGATTTTG GAGGAACCATACGTTTCACTTAAAAAAGAATGGAAATCATTCCAAGGAAACGAAAAATATGAAGGATTTTGCGTCGATTTATTAAACGAAATTAGCAAGATCGTCCCGATGCAATACAAACTACGACCTGTGTTAGATGGACAATATGGAAGTAAAAACGAAGAAACTGGAATTTGGAATGGAATGATTGGGGAAGTAAAGTATAAC GTGGCTCATATGGCAGTAGCACCTCTCACAATTACTTCTGCGAGAGAAGCAGTTGTTGATTTTACAAAACCATTCATGTCACTAGGAATCAGTATCATGATAAAGAAACCAGAGAAAGAAAAACCTCATATTTTCAG ttttcttGAACCGCTTGCGCCTGAAATTTGGATTTGCATTGTGTTTGCATACATCGGAGTTAGCGTTGTAATATTCATCATCTCAAGATTTAGTCCGTATGAATGGCACAGAG cAAGTGTTTTGAGAACTAACGACGAAGAGGAAATCGAAAAGTCGGCTGATTTTGGAATTTTCAATAGTTTCTGGTTTTCTCTTGGTGCCATCATGCAACAAGGAGCTGACATTTCCCCGAAGTCTTTTTCTG gtCGTCTTGTTGGAGGTGTTTGGTGGTTTTTCACATTGATTATTGTGTCGTCATACACTGCTAATTTGGCAGCTTTTCTAACTGTTGAACGAATGGGAACAACGATCAAAGGTGCTGAAGATTTAGCGTCACAAACAGAAATTCAATACGGTACTCTGGCCTCTGGCTCCACAGCTAGTTTTTTTAAG AACACTCCAATTGCCCTGTATGAAAAAATGTGGAATTATATGAAAAACAAGGAACCTTCTGTatttgtgaaaaacaataaagaaGGAATCGATCGAGTTAGGAACAGTGAT GgtaaatatgcatttttgatggaGTCAACTCAAAACGACTACATGGCACAACGAAAGCCTTGCAATACAATGAAAGTTGGATCGAATATCGATAACAAAGGATATGGCATTGCGTTACCGAAAGGATCGCCGATATA tGATTCCATAAATTTGGCAATCCTAATTTTGCAAGAGAGAGGGaaccttcaaaaattgaaaaaattctggTGGTATGACAAAAGTCAATGTACAGACGCGGCACAGTCAAAATCG GATAAGACCTCTGAACTGGGCCTGGCGAATGTTGCTGGAGTGTTTTATGTACTTTTGGGTGGAATTGTTTTTGCTTTATTTGTTGCATTGTTGGAATATGCCTACAAAGTTGCAAAACTGACTGCGAACAAAAAGAACAAGTTGAAAGCAA AATGTAATAATTGTATGCATCTACTAACACGTTCTGCATCTTCCAAATCGTTCGCGTCCGAAAGATCCACGTCATga